The Oryza sativa Japonica Group chromosome 11, ASM3414082v1 DNA window AATGGCACATTTATCTTATTTGAGTTATGATCACCGCAAGTTCTCATATGCATATATTTGTACCAGTGGTCATTCCGGTCCCCACATTTATAAGAGGTTACAATAAAGTCCATCCATCATGGTTTGCTGGTGACTAAATGTTTGATAACATTTATTTTTTGGAGGGAATGTCTGGTGACATCGATCTTTGCAAGAACACCAACTAATTGGCATGATGCGATTGTGAGACCCAGCAAATCCAACCTTTGCATTGAAGTTTGGTAGAAATCTATTTATTCTTGCTTTGTGCTAAAAAAAATGCTTGTAATTAGCATCGTTTTGATGTGGTACAAGATTATGCAACAAACTACTTTGAGAgaaatttatgaaataaataTTGGATTACTCTTTATTTCCTCATTGCTGCACTCATTAGTTGCAATGGAAATTGTACCTTTACGATGGTAGTATgagaaaataaacaaaattataTAGCCACAACCAAATTTAGATTATagtttttaactttaaattaaCTTAAGTGTTTTTCATTacattataaaagtttaagctAAAATCATTGCTTTGGTCATGTATCTCTGCTTGTAAGTTACAGCCAGAAAAAGCTCAGTAATATCActgatagattttttttatgttaataACAATAAATACTTCACTTATGATAGATCGCTATAAACATGAGAACAATTCTTACATAGGGAAGAAATAAGATGTACGTACAATGGTGGAGTTGTgagagccttttttttttagagtaaGTAATAGTAAGTTTTAAATCCTGGTATCTATAGTTACGTGGTACACTTTCAATAGCTTCTGTTTCCTGTCTTTTATataactgaaaaaaaataaaatcatacgCTAACAACAATACACAAATCTACAACCATCATCAGCTGTCAACGTTGATGTGCATGAAATTCAATCGGCACATCGATCAGCAGTTGATTTTGGATATTCTGTTGACAGGTTTGAGAAAGACACAACGACAACATGCAACACCACCGTATAGAAACAACGCTATACGGATTTTCACCAATCGTAGATGGAGATTTAGCAGTAGGTGTTATCTCTATATTTAGGATGATGTTCtaacttagggtgtgttcttTTCTCCCATTTTTCAACTTTTACTCTCCCGTTTTCTGATTATATGTTtccgaactactaaacgatatgttttttaaaagaagCTTTCTAcagaaaagttgcttaaaaaaagcaTAATAATTCATTTATCAAGTTTTGAAGCTAATGATACGCTATTCCGTTGCTTCGTTTTGCATGCCGAGGAGAAATAATTTCCAACCCGCTCTACGAACAACAAAGTAGCTTTCTTCTGTTTAGTCAAGTTATACTTTGTAATTTATAGTCCATCGACCTACGAACTTCAACtttttataataattggttATAGATTCTTTCAAAGCAAACGCAGAAACGAATTTCATCATCTTTGAAGAAAACATCACCCACAAATCTGCATCGAGATTCGTGCACATAAGCCTACAGGGGGCGAGGAGCCAATCCCGCGGCGACAGGTGGCAATGGCACGCCCAAGTGGAAAATAGTGGATGCACCGTACCGCCCGGTCCGTCCGTGTGGCAGCACAGCAGGCAATAATAACCAAACTGATACCGGCAGCTACCGCAccttccttttgtttttccatccatccatccagatAACCACCATAACCACCTCcatttcctccctccctctctcactCACTGCCTTCCCTTGTACTCcacactctcctctctctctctctatacaTACTTAACAATGTGGCCATGGCGACCAAACGAAGGCAGGCCAGGCACCACCATTCTGCAGTTGCGTCCATCTCTcacagctctctctctctctttccctgaGCATTTTCTAGTGTGTTTCTGGCAACGATGACACCGATCTCCGAGCAGCAGCCCAGCAGCAAGGAGGTGCAAGGAGGacaggctgctgctgctgctgctgaaacGAGTTATTTCAGATCAGCTCCAGTTCTTCCTGCAGGTGAAATGCATAGTATACGGTCCATTTCTTGTTAATTATCATGGTTCATGGATATGGTAGGATATGGTCATATTCGTCGAGCGACGCTGCagggactgacatgtgggtccgggAACGTAAGAGGCCTAATTTTAAGTAAATGTTAGGAGGTTCTAATTTTTTTCACCTCTTTTTTCTATAGAGGTAAATTAATTGGTACGATTGATGGcttattttttcttctcatatttttttatatgcgTATCTTTATTTTAGGCGCGATGCAGGACGAGGAATCGACATTCGGGAAGGCGAAGAGCGCGGACCAGGAGGAGAGGCAGCAGGCGGCGAGGCGCGACTTCCTCGCGGGGATCCGGAAGCTCATCAAGAGCTTCAAGAGCCTGTCCCACATCTTCGAGGTGTacaaggaggacgacgaggacgaggacgaggacagCATGAACATAGAGATCGGGTTCCCCACGGACGTGCAGCATGTGGCACACATCGGCCTGGACGGGTCCAGCAGCATGTCGAGCCTGAGGGGCCTGCAGGAGGAGGCCAGGGAGCTGCTCTCCATGTCCAGCCTCACCATGGAGCAGTTCGAGTTCGCCATGGCCTCACTGGCTGCTCACAAGGACCCCAAAATGGTGGTAGATAGAGTTGCCCCCAATTAGTTTACTAGGATGCcataatatatatagtttatgCTTGTGATCATGGGTTAATTTGTGCTGTAATTCTCTTgcgtactcttttttttttgtattttgatGCTCTTATTTTTGTTCTCTTTAATTTGTTCATGCCCTGTGCTACTTTGTATGGAGTTCAGAATTTTGCTTGATTCGTGGTGATGTGAGTCATGTGACTAGGTTCCTTTGGTTTGGGACTATAGGCCGATGAAATGTTTGCTTATatatagtgtatatatatgataGCACAACAATGTTTAGAGAGAATAAATGGATACGGTAAAGATTACGAAATAGTATGAAAATAGATACTAAAAAAAACCCCACAAAAAATGAGAGAACATGTGCAATCTTCTTTGATGGTATCACCTATCTGCCCTTGCTAGGCCCCATTTGGAACATTGCCAAAATATCGTGCAGATTCATGTAGGAAATAATTCTGTTAAGTTTGGATGCAACAGCCGTGAgtattgtcacataggagtacCAGTCAGTAGTGTTGCAATCATATACAGTATACAAAAAATCCATTTCAGTACATGTGTAACTTAATTTCCCCAGTACTGCAGTACTACTAGTAGAAGCAGCAGCAGACAACCCTGGAAGTTGTCTGAAGAAACAAGTACACTGCACTATCTGCAACAAGAGAATACCTGATGATGATATATAAGCAAATAAAAATTACTAGATGAATGATAGTAGTTTCCATACTTGTCCAATCACATGTGCAGGAAttaatgaaaaaggaaaaatcaagACCACTGCATCTGTCACAAAGATGTACTAGCTCACACGATTTCTCAGTACATATACTTGCACCAGTTGACAGCCTTGGCCTTTGGGTAAATCTAATTTTCAGAGTGGGACACCAACAGTTGCTTGCTTTGGAGAATACATGCTGATGATGATGGACGCACATGCATACACCAGAATCAACTCCTTGGGATCCAGAAGAATTCAAGAGTCAATGCATATACAATactaccaaattagttttattagatCTAACATTAAATACATTTTGattgtatatttattttgtgttgaaaatgttggtatgtttttctataaacttgtcATACACAAAGAAgttttcgttcaaaaaaaaagtacacaTTGAAGTTTAACcaggaaaaaaacaaagcatcttagaatatgaaatagaggaagtaaATGATTCCATCTAACAGAAAAGACACCTGATTACGCGGCAGTCCTTG harbors:
- the LOC107278085 gene encoding uncharacterized protein isoform X1, with amino-acid sequence MTPISEQQPSSKEVQGGQAAAAAAETSYFRSAPVLPAGAMQDEESTFGKAKSADQEERQQAARRDFLAGIRKLIKSFKSLSHIFEVYKEDDEDEDEDSMNIEIGFPTDVQHVAHIGLDGSSSMSSLRGLQEEARELLSMSSLTMEQFEFAMASLAAHKDPKMVVDRVAPN
- the LOC107278085 gene encoding uncharacterized protein isoform X2 → MVHGYGRIWSYSSSDAAGTDMWVRERAMQDEESTFGKAKSADQEERQQAARRDFLAGIRKLIKSFKSLSHIFEVYKEDDEDEDEDSMNIEIGFPTDVQHVAHIGLDGSSSMSSLRGLQEEARELLSMSSLTMEQFEFAMASLAAHKDPKMVVDRVAPN